The Salmo trutta chromosome 27, fSalTru1.1, whole genome shotgun sequence genome includes the window TTGAGGAGTGAATTAGTACTTCAGACACTCAGGGTATTTACAGTATCGTACAtgttcacacatacacacgcttTGGACAGTGGCAagttagaggagaggacaggatgtGGTGGGGAAAAGATCACCATACACACATTTTCACCTAAACCTACAACTGTAAATTTCAGTCCACTAGTATACTCTTATTTAATGAATAAATACAGTACACATTAAGAATGAGAATTGCTGTGTGAACGTAATCATTCATACGTTTTGTCATTCGTACACATATGAGCTGTCAGATACACAATCATATGGTATCTGTTATTATATCTGTCAGTTTGACAGTCTATTCAGTTTGACAGTCCATTCAGTTTGACAGTCCATTCAGTAACAACCAGAGgacaacaatggaaataagtcagCGGACTACAATGGAAATAAGTTGTTCAACTTTATTGTGTTATCCTCCATTATTTTAAATACAATGTATCCACATGTGTGGCTGAATTGTGTTTTAAATAATCCCAAAATTCTAATGAAATAACTCATACTATGAGTGGTCTAGTGTGCCCCCTCAtgaaccctgacctctgacccaccTGCCAGGCCTCCAGCTGCTGTGATAGGTTCAGCTTCTGCTGGATGGCGTCCAGGAGCTGGCTGTTTAGAGACATGATATCTATCTTACACTTGGCCAGCTCCATCTCCACCGCTTTCTTCCTGttaggcagacagacacacagcttaGAGACAGACAACACCTCTCTAGTTTCTATGCTCTGAATGAGAGCTTATGACTGGCCTGCTTATTCGGGAGATGACAGTAAAACAACTAATTGTTGTTATATGCTAGCCTATTACATACAGGACAAACATGCAATGTAGTTGTGCCCCAAAAATGTGCTATGTTTTATGGTCTTACTTGGAAATAGCGTCATCTCGGTCTCGTATAGCACTTTGGAGCTGTTCACTGGGGTCTCGTGCTTCAGACATGGCCCTCATACGCTCACTCTCCTCCTGTACAGAGCACATCTCCACAGAGAGCATCGCCATCTTCAGGACAGGGGAGGAATGACATAGGAGACACTCATCAGACACATTGTCAACCTCGTGAGTAAGAAATCCCATCTGTGTCTTGCTTGAATAACAAGGCTGTGTTGAAGTGATCTTGTTGGAGAACAACAGCGATGATAAAGCTCTGTGTGCAGTAGTACCTGATTATGGAGTTGTAGAACCTCTTCTTGGCTGTTCTGTGTTCTGTCCTGCTCTGCTTCGTAcagctctctcactcctctcagcTCTTCCCCAAGCTTTCTGACCTGGTCCTCTAGAGCCTCCTCGTCACTACGGCGAGAACCCTGCTCacacacaaccacaacaacacacaTAGACTCATTATATTGTGAATTCAGGTCAAACTCAACTCAATTCATTTGGAGTTGTTTTGAGTGTGTACTGAATATCGCACACTCTTTATTGGATGCATGAAGGAACTAAATATCTGTATAGTACATCTGGTCAGTATtttcatatgtacagtaccagtcaaagtttggacacacctactcattgttttaaccatgttatgaggctatacagtgtttgtttacatttacaatgtttataaAAACTGGAGAAAAACAATCTTATATTTTgtgttctcatggagtgtgacagttgaactaagctcatgaggcttATAAGttatataagttatattcttcagggATCAATggatatacattatatatatatatatacactactggtcaaacgttttagaacacctattcattcaagggtttttctttattttgactattttgtacattaataatagttaagacatcaaaactatgaaataacatatatggaatcatatagtaaccaaaaaagtgttaaacaaatcaaaatatattttagattttagattcttcaaagtagccacccttggccttgatgacagctttgcattctcacaaccagcttcatgaggtagtcacctggaatgcttttccaacagtcttgaaggagttcccacatatgctgagcacttgttggctgcttttccttcactctgcagtccaactcatcccaaaccatcacaattgggttaaggtcaagtgattgtggaggccaggtcatctgatgcagcactcaatcactctccttcttggtcaaatagcccttacacagcctggaggtgtgttttgggtcattgtcctgttgaaaaacaaatgatagtcccactaagcgcaaaccagattgggttggtgtatcgctgcagaatgctgtggtagccatgctggttaagtgtgccttaaattttAAATATATCACCAGCAAtcccctccatgcttcacagtgggaaccacacatgcagagatcatccgttcacctactctgcgtctcacaaagacttggcggttggaaccaataatctcaaatttgtactcatcagaccaaaggacagatttccaccagtctaatgtccattgctcatgtttcttggcccaagcaaatctcttcttattattggtgtcctttagtggtggtttctttgcagcaattcgaccatgaaggtctgattcatgcagtctcctctgaacagtagatgttgagatgtctgttacttgaactctgtgaggagcaatctgaggtgcagttaattgccaattgactgaccttcatgtcttaaagtaacgatggactgtaatttctctttgctaatttgagctgttcttgccataatatggacttggtcttttaccaaataggtctatcttctgtatacccccctaccttgtcacaacacaactgattggctcaaacgcattaaaaaggaaagaaattccacaaattaacttctaacaaggcacacctgttaattgaaatgcattccactacctcatgaagctggttgagagaatgccaagagtgtgcaaagctgtcatcaagtcaaagggtggctactttgaaacatctcaaatataaaatgtgttatttcatagttttgatgtcttcactattattctacaatgtatatctgtgtgtgacGGTCAGTACCGTGGACTCGTTGCCGTCTAGCAGGTTCTGTGTGAGTCTGCGTAGCTCCAGTAGACTGGCATGCAGGCTCCCCATGGGAATGTCCTTGGCTGAGTATGTCTCTGAGGACTCGTCCATGGAGGAGTCTGTGGACAGGGCTGAGTCTGTGATGTCGTTGCCCCGCAGGTGGGAGACGAGCGAGCGCACCTGGCAGTAGGCCTCCCACAGCTGGAGACGAagctagagacagagagggagagcagcttAGCAAAGACTGTTTATAATACACTATGAATCCCTGATATGATATCTAGGACTCTCTGTATGCCACTCTATCTCACAAAGCAGgatgtgtgtgagagcgtgtgcgtgtgtgcgtgtgcatgcgtgtacctgctccctctcctgttcctgctcctcttGCTCCATGCTCTGTTCTATCTCACAGAGTAGGCTGGCAGGGTGTGGGCTGAGGCCTTGTAGACTTCTCTCCTCTGTGAGCTCCTCAAAGCGGGCACTCAGATGTCTGTGGGACACCCGGACCTCCTGGAGCTCCAGCTGGCTCTGCCgtaactggacacacacagcaATACAGTGGACAACAAACAGTAGACAACACAGTGGTCAACACAGTGGTCAACACAGTAGTCAACACAGTAGTCAACACAGTGGTCAACACAGTAGTCAACACAGTAGTCAACACAGTGGTCAACACAGTGGTCAACACAGTAGACAACACAGTGGTCAACACAGTGGTCAACACAGAGCACTGATACCAAACAGATCAACatgacacactcagacacacacacctacagaacATGTCTATAAACCCATATTCACACATAATACAGGAATATTATGGCACTGTACAAAGAGCGACAGACATCGTACCTGTAAGTCCTTCTCGTGGTGATGTTTCTCCAGCACTAGCGTTCTTTCCCTCAGGTTGTCAACAGTGTTCTGAAGTAGCTCGTTTTCCTCTAGCACAGCGTTAACCCGACGCTCCAGCTCTCTCTTACGCTCCGACAGCATCTTAATCTGACAAGATACACAACCCCAGTAGCCAAGTTACACATTGTGCTATGGGAACCTAGGACAGTGAAgatgttgttttgtttcggtaGCTATCTGCACTCAGTGTTAGCCTCTATAAATCTGTttctctcctgactgactctgaGGAGTTCAAATGTTCCAGAAGATTAAAGTACTCCCCCTGGTCCAAAAATGTTTGTTGCCTAGCATAGGCGTAGGAGGTTTCTGCCACCCTCATTTACAGGAATGTCTCCGTGGTAAGCTGATAGTCCAAATGGACCCGATAACAGTTTATTCCTTCATCAGTCTATAAAGTGGCCTCGGACTGAAGGCTAACATTGCACAAACACTGCACATTTCTAGCGATACAAGGAGAGTTGTTTATAATATGTCTGGTGGCAGCCTGAGCAGCTTAATCCACTAAACAAATGTCAGTTCTTGTTCTTTCTCGTTATCCCCCATCCATGCTTTGGCCTACATCTGGTAACCTACTTTACAGCGCAGTATGTGGACTTCTTTGCCACCATGTGGACTTCTTTGTAGATTAATGTTCTTCGTGTGCCCTTCAGATATTTTGGTTGACATTGCTGTGATTTTCTGTCTAGCAGGACTGTAACGTATCCATCCTTGTCACTTTAAATGAAGAAAACCCGTTGCAACCCTGGGAACACCCAGACACTGCAGTATATCTGAGCTAAATATAGAGCGGTAGCTTTTCCCTCTGCAGTAAGGGTTACTCCTCTCCAATAAGACCTACTTTTAAAGAGGAGGCTGAGAGGTATAATATATCTGTAATGTTATCATTCTATGACCCTAAGCTAGATGGCTGACATTACACATGACTGATATTACTGTGTATTCTCCTGATAAATGTTTCACagacagaaacatacagtatcttGTGCTCCATAGCAGTACAGTGGGACATGTACACGCATGCGACATGCAGCATGCAGACAAACCAATATAACCACTCACTTCTAGCCCTTGCTGCTCCAGTCAAGAGGAAGGAGTCAGTCACGGTATTAGAGGAGGGGAACAGGGAGAAATTGAATGATTGATAGAAAAGGAGGAAAAACTGACAGGGCaatatttgttaaaaaaaaataaaaaattgcctGTAGGCTCTCTAGTCTCACCTCAGCCTGTAGGCTCTCTAGTCTCACCTCAGCCTGTAGTCTCACCTCAGCCTGTAGGCTCTCTAGTCTCACCTCAGCCTGTATTCTCTCTAGTCTCACCTCAGCCTGTAGTCTCACCTCAGCCTGTAGGCTCTCTAGTCTCACCTCAGCCTGTAGGCTCTCTAGTCTCACCTCAGCCTGTAGGCTCTCTAGTCTCACCTCAGCCTGTAGTCTCACCTCAGCCTGTAGGCTCTCTAGTCTCACCTCAGCCTGTATTCTCTCTAGTCTCACCTCAGCCTGTAGTCTCACCTCAGCCTGTATTCTCTCTAGTCTCACCTCAGCCTGTAGTCTCACCTCAGCCTGTAGGCTCTCTAGTCTCACCTCAGCCTGTAGGCTCTCTAGTCTCACCTCAGCCTGTAGGCTCTCTAGTCTCACCTCAGCCTGTATTCTCTCTAGTCTCACCTCAGCCTGTAGTCTCACCTCAGCCTGTATTCTCTCTAGTCTCACCTCAGCCTGTAGGCTCTCTAGTCTCACCTCAGCCTGTAGGCTCTCTAGTCTCACCTCAGCCTGTAGGCTCTCTAGTCTCACCTCAGCCTGTAGGCTCTCTAGTCTCACCTCAGCCTGTAGGCTCTCTAGTCTCACCTCAGCCTGTAGTCTCACCTCGGCCTGTAGGCTCTCAAGTCTCACCTCAGCCTGTTGACTCTAGTCTCACCTCAGCCTGTTGACTCTCAAGTCTCACGTCAGCCTGTTGACTCTCTAGTCTCACCTCAGCCTGTAGGCTCTCTAGTCTCACCTCAGCCTGTAGGCTCTCTAGTCTCACCTCAGCCTGTAGGCTCTCTAGTCTCACCTCAGCCTGTAGGCTCTCTAGTCTCACCTCAGCCTGTAGTCTCACCTCGGCCTGTAGGCTCTCAAGTCTCACCTCAGCCTGTTGACTCTCAAGTCTCACCTCAGCCTGTTGACTCTAGTCTCACCTCAGCCTGTTGACTCTCTAGTCTCACCTCAGCCTGTAGGCTCTCTAGTCGTGTCATGTGCTGGTTGGTAGAGATGCTCTTCTCTCTGAAGTCATCCCGTAACGAGTGGACCTGAGTGGACAGCTGCCTCTCCACATCTGTTGCctggagacacacaaacacaccccagaCACAGAGCGTGAGCACAAATACATTAacaaataattgtataacatGTTATTCATACATTTCAATACAACTTGCCTCAAGGGCAATTAAGAAAGGCATTACCAGATGACAAATATGAACATCTTCCACATGTTAAACAAGGTCCATAACGGTAGGGTTGTAAAGTCCTAATTCAGAACAGCTCAGAACTCTCACAACACATCCTCACGCCACTCACACATACTTCACATTGTGCCATGTTGAGCAACGTTCTGAGTCAGTACCCAACACGGTAATGCTTGGAGTGgtatttgatttgacacactgttACCTCTGAGTCACCACAGTGTTCCTGTAACTGGTATCCAGCTGTAACTGGTTTCCAGCTGTAACTGGTATCCAACTGTTCCTGTAAAAGCACAGGTTTGAGTAACTCAATCTTTAACATCTGGAATGTTCCATTTAGAGCTTGGTCCCTACTGCCCCTTTCCCCGGCCGAGCTCATTGGACTGTTCTGATCAACAACTCACTGCCTACCAGCCGCGTGCAGATCACAAAGCCAGACCAACAGCACCTCATTAGCATAAGTGAGGCTGCACTCAGGAAGCCCAGACTCTAATGATCATCATCACTGCCATGGCAACAGATGGTGGAATCCTTCATACCCTTCACTTACTTCTCTCCAGCCTCTGCACTGAGGAGAAATATAATTGCCATATAACAAAGCAATTATTGATTTATTCACTGGAGGCAAATTTAACTTAACAGGTCGATGTCAAGATAGATAAAGCCCTGGCTGACTGAGAATATAGAGATGTGATATACTGTCTGTACACCTCTGACTACAGTATTCCCCCATAATCATGACACTTTGATATCTAATAGATCTCTGTCTTCATTAGAAATTCCACAAAACATTAATCCAACGTGCTGATTCCTGTCAAcaataatttacattttagtcatttagcagagtaatttatccagagcgacttacatgagcaattaggattaagtggcttgctcatgggcacattgacccatttttcacctagttgcctcagagattcaaaccagcaacctttctgttactggcccaacgctcttaacagctaggttacctgccgccccccgATCAAACAAACAATCAAAGGTCAGCTGTATACCGGCTCTGACAAATAACAACCAGGTGGAATCATACCTCTACATCTGTTTGCTACTGATACTCTATATCCATGGCAGATGTTTGATATGTTTGCCTCTAGGTGGCAGTCCGATGTTTATAGGATCTTTCAGTCAGCGGTTGAATTGTTGGCCACCGTGGTGACTGGTGATGCCTTCGTGAGTAGTGACTGCATGGGACAGGTaagaacaggaagttaccaaaCACAGCCGCTCTCTAATGCTCTGTCCTTGTTTTAGACCTACAGGTATAATGTAATTGGACAGAGCTCTccacccatctgtctgtctgtctgagtccaAAACAGAGTTGGCTTTTCTACTACAGTCTACTGTAAGTGAGTTAGAGATTTAGGTGAGATTTATGGTTTCCCCACTGGACGTCTGTGGTGATTCGTGGAACTAGCACGGCATATTGTGTAATAATACAAGGCTTATACTCATAAATCTGCACTACACTGTGCTTTTTGGAAAGCTTTTCTAGGTGAGGAGAAATGAGTGTGTTCCATTCACACTTGAATGCACTTGTGTCCTTAAGTAACTCAGAGAGGGGTTGGAATTGTTATGTATTCTGTGTGGGAGACTAAGGGAAGAACAACCTGAAAACTCAAATCTGTGCTGTGTCATAACACTGTTTGGTCAGTGCACTATgcttacaaaaataacaaaaagttTGTTGTGGCACTCCTACAAGTCTTCTACTTCTATGTACCCCTTTTTCATAATGGCACCTTGTTGTCCCCAGTGATGCATGGGAGGAATGATATAGCCTATACCAAATGCAGAATCATAATTAGTTTGATGTATTCTTAGACATTCAGACACAGCTGCTCTACTCTGCCATTCTGAATGTGCTTCACGTTCTCCTAACCAGGCCAGGAAGATGCATACAGCTCTTCATCTCTGCTGAACTGGCTGATGTATCGGTCTCCTCGGTGGAGTTCTATGCAGAGCCCAGTCACAGTGGGAATGTGACATTTGACTCAAGTGTCACACTGCGCCTGACAGATTGAGATCAGAGGAAAAACAGGATATTTCACTGTGTTGCCAGATGTACTGATATTCCCCTTAATCTGGGAATAAAGTCCTCAGATCCCAGATCAAGCATTATCAGTACATGGGGGAAATTGGACTACTGCAACAGAATCCAGGCCAAAAACTAGGGCTCAATATGCTGAGAGACAAGCATAAATGCTAATTCTTTCTCCAGAGTCAGGACACAAAGGTACTACTTGTGCAATGTTCCCTCTCATTTCATGGGGCACTGAGCAAATGTTTGGTCTTGTGAGcagaaacttgaacattgtgggaattttgtgcaacttccggcgcacgtttacagtgaacactgaggctgtacccttacagttttagacagaaGCCAATAGGCTATTGTGGCTTTTGGAGCATAATGTAGGtctaccaacaaaaccaatggagcaaatcccATACCATTTTCACAAggaaatagcttttgatttctatgatatagcctacagtagcctgGTGTTCAATCCAGGCCTACATTGCATGAGACTTTTAAAAAcgtttttacattatgaagggtTTGACATTAATTCACGATGTTTTACTTGGTCATAGGCCAAACAGGTGACTGTAAAAgtcattgtattgtgttgtatgatgcaagaacccactttacaaaataaaatgaattattattaccatacagagaattagacaatgtaggttacccctctgcctattggcttatttgcatattcaagcTTGTCTCAAAATTCAACACCGCACCTTTAATTAAGACATAAGCTTTTTACCTGACAGGCTTTTCAAATACAGCTTGAAATGTAGactacacgttttgtgctcttgtaggaagcagtatGTCCCCATTGCTGGCCTATACTTACcgataactgggctaataactcgctaactagcaaagaatatcaacaaatgtgcacacgcgCGGCTATGCGCTCTGATCTGAAAAACGCATTCACTCGCTGGTGATTAAAAGACCACCAACATAATTCTACTCCTTTGCGCTTTGGCTCTGCATACAACAACATCACAAACTCACACTTGCAAAGTTAGATTTGGTTTGGTTTGTTGCAATGAAAGGGGGCTGATAtaatgttgattcgatcacagaaaAAACGTTGATCTATATAGTGCAAACTAATGGGGCGAACTCAGTGAAGTTCAGTCTCTTGCGTCTCTGCGCGGCATGGTGTTTCTTCTGCGCCGCAGTCCTGGAGGAGGTGGCGCACGCGCACAGCTTTGTGCCAAGCCATGATCTTTCAAAGGGATAATCACAACATTCTCAAAACCCTTTCATTTACAGCAGTCTTTGTTAGGAGAGGAACAATATCTTCCCTACATAAAGGCCTAATCCATAGCATCTTTAATACAAGAACATAGCAGAGTGTCTGTGGTTTCCAGTCTAATGTTCTTGCTTACACCTATGGGTGTGGAATGGAGAGGGTGTAGGCAGATCCTTAAGGGATTTACCACTTGTATCCTCTTCATTTTTAATATCGGTAATTAAATCAGTGATTTCCAATGGCTTATctgttccctctgtctctgtctgccctcTCCTCAGGAAGCAGAACATACTGTACAGCACAAGCTATTATACACATATGGTTGAAGATGACTTGCAAGTccatgtgtgtgcatgtcagGTGGATCTGTGTTACAACCTGACATTGGGTTGGCTGTACAACACACAGTGCCGCAGAGAGCACATTCCCATGGTAACACATGAAATCTCACATATGACACCCGGGTTGTCATAGCAACCAGCGAGTGAGAGACAGGATTTATGGAGCTGTGTAACTAGGTGGCCATGTTCCTGGCATTTTCTTTAGTCATAGCACACAGTGTATTAGTTTATGGATCTATATGATGCAAGTCATGCCATGCACTAAAACAATACATATAAGTCAGTCTTCCAgtttcccgagtggcgcagcggtctaagacactgcctctcagtgctagaggtgtcactacagacaccctggtttgaatccaggctgtatcacaaccggctgtgattgggagtcccatagggcagcgcacaattggcccaccgttgtctgggtttggccggcctaggccgtcattgtaaataagaatttgttctttactgacttgcctaattaaataaaagtaacacagtTTAACGTTATCAATGAAGCTCTGAATGTCAGCACCACtaatggcagcaggcagggagcagcagtagcaggcagggagcagtagcagcaggcagggagcagtagcagcaggcagggagcagcagtagcagcaggcagggagcagcagtagcaggcaggcagggagcagtagcagcaggcagggagcagtagcagtagcagcaggcagggagcagcagcagcaggcagggagcagcagtagcaggcagggagcagtagcagcaggcagggagcagtagcagcaggcagggagcagcagtagcaggcagggagcagtagcagcaggcagggagcagcagcagcaggcagggagcagtagcagcaggcagggagcagcagtagcaggcagggagcagtagcagcaggcagggagcagtagaagcaggcagggagcagtagcagcaggcaGGGAGCAGCAGGGAGCAGGAGCAGCAGGCagggagcagtagcagcaggcagggagcagtagcagcaggcagagagcagtagcagcaggcagggagcagcagggagcagtagcagcaggcagggagcagcagtagcaggcagggagcagtagcagcaggcagggagcagtagcagcaggcaGGGAA containing:
- the LOC115164656 gene encoding BICD family-like cargo adapter 1 isoform X5, whose protein sequence is MDMCQEKLSLIGLHGQAGLMQATDVERQLSTQVHSLRDDFREKSISTNQHMTRLESLQAEQGLEIKMLSERKRELERRVNAVLEENELLQNTVDNLRERTLVLEKHHHEKDLQLRQSQLELQEVRVSHRHLSARFEELTEERSLQGLSPHPASLLCEIEQSMEQEEQEQEREQLRLQLWEAYCQVRSLVSHLRGNDITDSALSTDSSMDESSETYSAKDIPMGSLHASLLELRRLTQNLLDGNESTGSRRSDEEALEDQVRKLGEELRGVRELYEAEQDRTQNSQEEVLQLHNQMAMLSVEMCSVQEESERMRAMSEARDPSEQLQSAIRDRDDAISKKKAVEMELAKCKIDIMSLNSQLLDAIQQKLNLSQQLEAWQDDMHSMIDQQLMEKHQEEWRVTPYTLAGPSGGRGGPSGQSSRRASRLSDGDKRLFSFFKKN
- the LOC115164656 gene encoding BICD family-like cargo adapter 1 isoform X3, which gives rise to MEHPVDQGNKTPQEKGGFQGHSLLHTDSGGLGMALEEELAMLTGEQDDEEEELPELETPVIGQNTDLLSLFRQKEKDLVLAAKLGKALLERNQDLTKQYEQMNKDLNDKLEHHEQEKHELRRRLESREGEWGDRVTELEIDVQQLQGELERHQVQLREADRDKSTAMRELSEENHRLLEQLNRATDVERQLSTQVHSLRDDFREKSISTNQHMTRLESLQAEQGLEIKMLSERKRELERRVNAVLEENELLQNTVDNLRERTLVLEKHHHEKDLQLRQSQLELQEVRVSHRHLSARFEELTEERSLQGLSPHPASLLCEIEQSMEQEEQEQEREQLRLQLWEAYCQVRSLVSHLRGNDITDSALSTDSSMDESSETYSAKDIPMGSLHASLLELRRLTQNLLDGNESTGSRRSDEEALEDQVRKLGEELRGVRELYEAEQDRTQNSQEEVLQLHNQMAMLSVEMCSVQEESERMRAMSEARDPSEQLQSAIRDRDDAISKKKAVEMELAKCKIDIMSLNSQLLDAIQQKLNLSQQLEAWQDDMHSMIDQQLMEKHQEEWRVTPYTLAGPSGGRGGPSGQSSRRASRLSDGDKRLFSFFKKN
- the LOC115164656 gene encoding BICD family-like cargo adapter 1 isoform X4, whose amino-acid sequence is MSSAGERGSRDQALNGTFQMLKIELLKPVLLQEQLDTSYSWKPVTAGYQLQEHCGDSEATDVERQLSTQVHSLRDDFREKSISTNQHMTRLESLQAEQGLEIKMLSERKRELERRVNAVLEENELLQNTVDNLRERTLVLEKHHHEKDLQLRQSQLELQEVRVSHRHLSARFEELTEERSLQGLSPHPASLLCEIEQSMEQEEQEQEREQLRLQLWEAYCQVRSLVSHLRGNDITDSALSTDSSMDESSETYSAKDIPMGSLHASLLELRRLTQNLLDGNESTGSRRSDEEALEDQVRKLGEELRGVRELYEAEQDRTQNSQEEVLQLHNQMAMLSVEMCSVQEESERMRAMSEARDPSEQLQSAIRDRDDAISKKKAVEMELAKCKIDIMSLNSQLLDAIQQKLNLSQQLEAWQDDMHSMIDQQLMEKHQEEWRVTPYTLAGPSGGRGGPSGQSSRRASRLSDGDKRLFSFFKKN
- the LOC115164656 gene encoding BICD family-like cargo adapter 1 isoform X2; the protein is MSAFCLDLHTSKAAISAPTELDSDCMEHPVDQGNKTPQEKGGFQGHSLLHTDSGGLGMALEEELAMLTGEQDDEEEELPELETPVIGQNTDLLSLFRQKEKDLVLAAKLGKALLERNQDLTKQYEQMNKDLNDKLEHHEQEKHELRRRLESREGEWGDRVTELEIDVQQLQGELERHQVQLREADRDKSTAMRELSEENHRLLEQLNRATDVERQLSTQVHSLRDDFREKSISTNQHMTRLESLQAEIKMLSERKRELERRVNAVLEENELLQNTVDNLRERTLVLEKHHHEKDLQLRQSQLELQEVRVSHRHLSARFEELTEERSLQGLSPHPASLLCEIEQSMEQEEQEQEREQLRLQLWEAYCQVRSLVSHLRGNDITDSALSTDSSMDESSETYSAKDIPMGSLHASLLELRRLTQNLLDGNESTGSRRSDEEALEDQVRKLGEELRGVRELYEAEQDRTQNSQEEVLQLHNQMAMLSVEMCSVQEESERMRAMSEARDPSEQLQSAIRDRDDAISKKKAVEMELAKCKIDIMSLNSQLLDAIQQKLNLSQQLEAWQDDMHSMIDQQLMEKHQEEWRVTPYTLAGPSGGRGGPSGQSSRRASRLSDGDKRLFSFFKKN
- the LOC115164656 gene encoding BICD family-like cargo adapter 1 isoform X1 — its product is MSAFCLDLHTSKAAISAPTELDSDCMEHPVDQGNKTPQEKGGFQGHSLLHTDSGGLGMALEEELAMLTGEQDDEEEELPELETPVIGQNTDLLSLFRQKEKDLVLAAKLGKALLERNQDLTKQYEQMNKDLNDKLEHHEQEKHELRRRLESREGEWGDRVTELEIDVQQLQGELERHQVQLREADRDKSTAMRELSEENHRLLEQLNRATDVERQLSTQVHSLRDDFREKSISTNQHMTRLESLQAEQGLEIKMLSERKRELERRVNAVLEENELLQNTVDNLRERTLVLEKHHHEKDLQLRQSQLELQEVRVSHRHLSARFEELTEERSLQGLSPHPASLLCEIEQSMEQEEQEQEREQLRLQLWEAYCQVRSLVSHLRGNDITDSALSTDSSMDESSETYSAKDIPMGSLHASLLELRRLTQNLLDGNESTGSRRSDEEALEDQVRKLGEELRGVRELYEAEQDRTQNSQEEVLQLHNQMAMLSVEMCSVQEESERMRAMSEARDPSEQLQSAIRDRDDAISKKKAVEMELAKCKIDIMSLNSQLLDAIQQKLNLSQQLEAWQDDMHSMIDQQLMEKHQEEWRVTPYTLAGPSGGRGGPSGQSSRRASRLSDGDKRLFSFFKKN